A single window of Malus sylvestris chromosome 5, drMalSylv7.2, whole genome shotgun sequence DNA harbors:
- the LOC126620944 gene encoding agamous-like MADS-box protein AGL62: MAKKSKGRQKVEMVKMANESNLQVTFSKRRSGLFKKASELCTLCGAEVGIIVFSPGRRVFSFGHPSVEAVMDRFLSRNPFNPHLHPPSGTMQLIEAHRNATVRELNTDLTQVMNQLEAEKKRRDQLNQMTRVSQAQCWWEAPVDEMQMPQLDQLKSSLVDLKMNMTKQADRVLIQNTLNPNSQFFVGSSSQQPVMPPHNLPHPNAWNHPGHGRFF; the protein is encoded by the coding sequence ATGGCGAAGAAGAGCAAGGGAAGGCAAAAGGTGGAGATGGTCAAGATGGCCAATGAGAGCAATCTCCAAGTGACCTTCTCGAAGCGAAGGTCTGGCCTTTTCAAGAAGGCCAGTGAGCTGTGCACTCTCTGTGGTGCTGAGGTGGGCATCATTGTCTTCTCGCCGGGCAGAagggtcttttcctttggccacCCGAGCGTGGAGGCGGTCATGGACCGATTCCTCTCCCGTAACCCATTCAATCCCCACCTTCACCCACCCTCTGGCACTATGCAGCTAATTGAGGCCCACCGCAACGCCACTGTGCGGGAGCTCAATACCGACCTGACTCAAGTCATGAACCAACTTGAGGCTGAGAAGAAGCGCCGCGATCAGCTGAACCAGATGACGAGGGTGAGCCAGGCTCAGTGCTGGTGGGAGGCTCCTGTGGATGAGATGCAGATGCCACAGTTGGACCAGCTGAAGAGTTCCCTTGTGGATCTGAAGATGAACATGACGAAACAGGCTGATAGGGTTTTGATTCAGAACACATTGAACCCTAACAGCCAGTTTTTTGTGGGGAGCTCAAGTCAGCAACCTGTTATGCCTCCTCACAACCTTCCCCATCCCAATGCATGGAACCACCCAGGACATGGACGCTTTTTCTGA